AACCCCGCCGCGTTCGAGCCGACGGGCTCCGTCACCTCCTTCGACTACAGCTACGACCTGACCGACGACTTCGAGAACGGCGACCTCGCCGCGCTCGGCAGCCTCAGCCCCGCACTGCCGAGCACGTCAGCATCCTCCTTCGTGACGAACCAGGACACTGAGCGGGCCTCGAGTCCGACCCTCGACTACGCGGACGGCTCCGCCTACCTTCTGGCCGACGAGTTCCTGCTTGCCTACGGCTACGGCACACCGCAGATCTTCTCCGGCTTCGAGTTCAGCAGCTACAACCAGGCACCGCCGGACACCGCCAACGGCGACGTCACCGACACCACGTGCGGCACTGGCGCGTGGGAGTGCACCGAGCGCAACGCGGCGATCGACGCGCTGGTCGGCTGGCACAACCTCGCTTACACCGACAACGACGCCGTCGCCCACTGGACCACCGACGGCAACGACCTGATCGCGTTCGCCCGCGGCGCGGACGCCTGGATCGCACTGAACAACGGCTCCGCGGCGCTCACCGACACCTTCGCCACCGGGCTGCCCGACGGGACGTACTGCGACATCGTCAACGACACCTACAGCGGCGGCACCTGTTCCGGAACCGGCATCGTGGTCTCGGGCGGATCGGCGACCGTCACCGTCCCGGCGGGCGGATCAGTGGCCTTCGACGTCGACTCGCTCATCGGCACGGCGATTACGACGTATACCGAGACCGTCGACGTGACCGTTCCGGTCGACACGGCGGCCGAGGGCCTGAACGTCTACCTCAACGGGAACCTGTCAGCCCTCGGCGAAGGCGGCTCCGACTGGAGTGCCGGCCACGGAATCGCGATGACAAAGGTCGACGATACGCACTATCAGGCCACGATCACCGCCACCTCGAGAGCAGCGCTGTCCTACAAGTACTACCTGGGCACTTCGCTCAGCGACATCGAGGAATCGAGAACCTGCTCCGCGACCGCGAACCGATCGCTCACCGTCAACGGCACGACCGTCACCGACACCGTCGCCGACTGGGCCGGTCCGCACACGTGCGGCAACGCGCAGGCGATCATCGACGTGACGGTCCCGGCCGGCACACCGAGCGGCGACACCGTCTACATCGCCGGCGCCTTCTCCGCCCTCGGCACGGGCATGAGCTCAGCCGACGACTGGAATCCCGGCCTTTACCCGATGACGCTGATCGCCGCCGACGAGTGGCAGGCCGTCGTCCCGGCCGTCTCGGGCACCACGCTCGCCTACAAAGTCGACCTGAACGGCACATGGTCGAATGTCGAGGAGACGTCGTCCTGCGGCAGCGTCGCGAACCGCAGCTTCTATTTCAACGGCGTCGACAGCTCCTACACCGCCGCCGACGCCGTTGGCGCGTGGGCGGGGTTCAGTCCCTGTTGACCTTCCCCTTGGGGCAGAGGCCACGCTCTCTCCATCGGGCGATTCGCCCGAGAACGAGGAGATGATGGCATGTGGACGAGATGGGGATCAGCGAGTTCGGCCGCCGGTCGCGACTGTCCGCCAAGGCGCTGCGGCTCTACGACGGCCTCGGCCTCCTCTCGCCCGCACGCGTGGACGAGGCGTCCGGTTACCGCTACTACACGAGCGGCCAGCTCGAGCAGGCGCGGCTGATCGCGACGCTTCGCCAGGTCGGGGTCCCGCTCGCCACGGCGAAGGAGTGGCTGGGTCTCGGCCCGCCCGAATTGGCGGAGCGGGTGACCGCCTTCTGGCGAGCAGCCGAGGCGGACCACGCCGCCCAAGCCACGCTCGTCACCATCCTCGTTGACCGACTTACCGGGAGGAGCAGAGGCATGTACGAAGTCGCAAGCCGGGAGATGCCACCGCGCAGTCTGCTGTGCCTGAAGCGCAACGTCGACGAGTCCGGGGCGTGGGCGTTCGGCAAGGAGTTCATGGGGATCCTCAAGGATCCGCGATTCCCCAAGGGAGAAGGCCGGGAGCGCGGCTTCTTCTGCATCTACTGGGGCGAGGTGAGCGCGGACGGCGACGGTCCGGTCGAGTGGTGCAAGCCGGTGCCGGAAGCCGAGGCCGAAGCCATCGCCGCGCAGTTCCCGCAGCTCACGCTGCGCGTCGAGCCCGCGCACCGCGAGGCGTACGTCAGCCTCGGCTCGGGCGAGCAGATCGGCACGGCGCAGTGGCGCCTGGCCGAGGAGGCGCTGCGCACCTGGGCCGAGGACCAGGGCCTCGATCCGGAGCAGCTCGCGTCGACACCGGATGACCTCGGCGTTCGGCTCACGTACACGCCCAGTGCGGAGCCGGGCGAGGCCGTCTGGCCCGACTGCGAGTTCGCCGTGCCCTTCGCATGATCCAGTGATCGCTCGCAGGCTTCAACGGCGCGCGAGCGCCGCGCCGAGCTCGTCGAGAAGTGCGCGGTCGCAGGCACCGGCGACCGCCGCCTCGGCCGCGACCCGTTCGCGCTGCTCGCGCGTCCAGGCGGACGGATCGGCGATGGCCGCATCGCCGGGCTTCTTCGAGCCTGCCGAATCGGCGACGGTGTGAAAGGCGAGTCGTCCTGCGAGCGGTCCGTAGGCCTCGCCCAAAGTCAGGTGAATCAGGCCTGCGCCGAGCCCGTCGGCGGCATGTCGCACCAGGTGATGGGCCACCAGCCCCTCGACGCTCGCCGCAGCGGCACTGGCGCACGCCGAGTAGGCGCGGGTGGCCGGCATGACCTCCGGGCTCTCGGCGTCGGGATCAGCCCACCCCGGCCCGAGCAGCACGGCCAAGTCCGCCTCGAGATCCTCGAGCCCGGCCCGGATCCCCGCGCGGAGGCGGAGCAGTCGCGGGTCATCCGCGGCGTGCGCGGCGGCGGCCCGGTCGAGCGCCGCGTAG
This genomic window from Actinospica robiniae DSM 44927 contains:
- a CDS encoding alpha-amylase family glycosyl hydrolase — translated: MNDSRPPARRSRSALFTVGALLSSALVAPAAVLAASATPAHAATALSRNVTANLFEYDWNSVAADCTDVLGPDGFAAVQISPPQDSYDNADHYWWDVYQPVDYSLESRLGTAAQFASMVAACHDAGVKVYADVVLNHMAAGDGGSDTSYGGASFDSSTLAYPAYGAADFHSYPADCPESSDSIVNWLSYTEVTACRLDGLPDLATNTAAVRDIEAAYLNTLIGQGVDGFRLDSATEIGESDIAAIDALLDPDASTGTGVFITQEVYPGSSGQDSRLNPAAFEPTGSVTSFDYSYDLTDDFENGDLAALGSLSPALPSTSASSFVTNQDTERASSPTLDYADGSAYLLADEFLLAYGYGTPQIFSGFEFSSYNQAPPDTANGDVTDTTCGTGAWECTERNAAIDALVGWHNLAYTDNDAVAHWTTDGNDLIAFARGADAWIALNNGSAALTDTFATGLPDGTYCDIVNDTYSGGTCSGTGIVVSGGSATVTVPAGGSVAFDVDSLIGTAITTYTETVDVTVPVDTAAEGLNVYLNGNLSALGEGGSDWSAGHGIAMTKVDDTHYQATITATSRAALSYKYYLGTSLSDIEESRTCSATANRSLTVNGTTVTDTVADWAGPHTCGNAQAIIDVTVPAGTPSGDTVYIAGAFSALGTGMSSADDWNPGLYPMTLIAADEWQAVVPAVSGTTLAYKVDLNGTWSNVEETSSCGSVANRSFYFNGVDSSYTAADAVGAWAGFSPC
- a CDS encoding MerR family transcriptional regulator, translating into MGISEFGRRSRLSAKALRLYDGLGLLSPARVDEASGYRYYTSGQLEQARLIATLRQVGVPLATAKEWLGLGPPELAERVTAFWRAAEADHAAQATLVTILVDRLTGRSRGMYEVASREMPPRSLLCLKRNVDESGAWAFGKEFMGILKDPRFPKGEGRERGFFCIYWGEVSADGDGPVEWCKPVPEAEAEAIAAQFPQLTLRVEPAHREAYVSLGSGEQIGTAQWRLAEEALRTWAEDQGLDPEQLASTPDDLGVRLTYTPSAEPGEAVWPDCEFAVPFA
- a CDS encoding biliverdin-producing heme oxygenase codes for the protein MDVFSLVARDDVPPVFLRLLLAGALEPREYAELLVQYREIYAALDRAAAAHAADDPRLLRLRAGIRAGLEDLEADLAVLLGPGWADPDAESPEVMPATRAYSACASAAAASVEGLVAHHLVRHAADGLGAGLIHLTLGEAYGPLAGRLAFHTVADSAGSKKPGDAAIADPSAWTREQRERVAAEAAVAGACDRALLDELGAALARR